The following proteins are co-located in the Anomalospiza imberbis isolate Cuckoo-Finch-1a 21T00152 chromosome 1, ASM3175350v1, whole genome shotgun sequence genome:
- the LOC137474847 gene encoding uncharacterized protein, with translation MSKRQEANAHCQSHVGQPLLSKRRQVPQRLPQEAAEVTWVTIKPLQWDRPIPRQNNSWRPTGLGRQEGSLEDGHSLPRSGTVTRPPRLSVSDLLPLHGPPLTVTCPWQLSPEMPRAASARIKMPPLPAAPEASGRRARAQSRGPIASHYRELVPPSPWGTMATDRAQETPSPDSSAGGLWRGSAVRQGHCLPPLRHAGGVLLCTGTQTAWNHLGHTEMEDPTEVQEEHSGKTAGCMFRGLAPCLREDTSVKSTCTQEYSSLCQEADAEPQVLPSTPSLPKGSTGEMGNSSELMSPGLIAEPCSGSDNSWPEESSLKEPEEKWEEEGLPDPEATGDRDSDSQSMSLAPLKVKKAEAAASALAGDAWDDGPSELFPTSEPEETSGFSASSSPRGTCEERGTRVPAEQSAHSKLLCMETEDALKPLLHIKAEELEQLEEDILCSLDQGSPSVPHSLCIWSKGCAGEAENYSQLVPSDLFAELWSLFNNRDVPCWDTHVD, from the coding sequence gtgcCCCAGAGGCTGCCACAGGAAGCAGCAGAGGTCACATGGGTGACCATCAAGCCCCTCCAATGGGACAGACCAATCCCCAGACAGAACAATTCATGGAGACCCACAGGACTCGGAAGACAGGAGGGCAGCCTAGAGGATGGACACTCACTGCCCCGCAGCGGCACAGTCACACGGCCACCAAGACTGTCTGTGTCAGACTTGTTGCCTCTCCACGGCCCTCCATTGACAGTGACATGTCCCTGGCAGCTTAGCCCTGAAATGCCAAGAGCAGCCTCGGCAAGGATCAAGatgccccctctgccagcagccccagaagCCTCTGGGAGAAGAGCCAGAGCACAGTCCAGAGGGCCCATTGCCAGCCACTACCGAGAGCTTGTGCCACCTTCTCCATGGGGCACTATGGCTACTGACAGGGCCCAGGAAACACCTTCCCCAGACAGCTCAGCTGGAGGGCTCTGGCGAGGGTCAGCAGTAAGGCAGGGCCATTGCCTGCCACCCCTGCGACATGCAGGTGGcgtgctgctctgcacagggacccaAACTGCCTGGAACCACCTGGGGCACACTGAGATGGAGGACCCCACTGAGGTGCAGGAAGAGCACAGTGGCAAAACAGCAGGATGTATGTTTAGAGGCCTTGCCCCGTGCCTGCGTGAAGACACATCCGTCAAGTCCACCTGCACCCAGGAGTACTCAAGTCTCTGCCAAGAGGCAGATGCAGAGCCACAGGTGCTACCCAGCACTCCCAGCTTGCCCAAAGGCTCCACAGGAGAAATGGGCAATTCCTCTGAACTCATGTCTCCTGGCCTGATTGCAGAGCCATGCTCTGGCTCTGACAACTCGTGGCCTGAGGAAAGTTCTCTAAAGGAGCCAGAGGAgaagtgggaggaggaagggctcCCAGACCCAGAGGCTACAggagacagggacagtgactcacAGAGCATGTCACTTGCCCCATTGAAAGTGAaaaaggcagaggcagcagcttctgcttTGGCAGGAGATGCCTGGGACGATGGGCCCAGTGAGCTTTTCCCCACCTCAGAGCCTGAGGAAACCTCAGGCTTCTCAGCTTCATCTTCACCTAGAGGCACCTGTGAGGAGAGGGGAACTCGTGTGCCAGCAGAACAAAGCGCCCACAGCAAGCTGCTGTGCATGGAGACTGAGGATGCTTTGAAGCCCCTTCTGCACATCAAGGCAGAAGAGCTGGAGCAGTTGGAAGAAGACATCCTCTGCTCGCTGGATCAAGGAAGCCCTTCTGTGCCACACAGCCTTTGCATCTGGAGCAAAGGCTGTGCAGGAGAGGCCGAAAACTACTCACAGCTCGTGCCTTCAGACCTGTTTGCAGAGCTGTGGTCTCTCTTTAACAACAGGGATGTGCCATGCTGGGACACTCATGTAGACTAG